In bacterium, the following are encoded in one genomic region:
- a CDS encoding ABC transporter permease produces the protein MRLVIERRLTTPRWMEILAPAVSLLLALLVIAVLFRALGVDPLVAYAGIFRGAFGSMYGLSETIVKAIPLMLSGIGLALAFHAGIYNIGAEGQLLIGAVCASGLALAYPNLPAEVLLPAMFIVGFVGGALWGLVPAWLKARFQVNEVITTLMMVYIASELVNHLVYGPWKAPEELGFPYSAKFSASAQLPRLLLTRIHYPTLILAVLFAVLVYILLTRTRWGYEIRVTGENPAVARYAGMDYLKVVSLVMIISGGLAGLAGVGEVAGIQHRLRYPQGISPGYGFTAIIVAWLARLNPLVCILTALLLGGLLVGGDAIQVVVGLPIATIYIFNGVILLFVLSGELLTRYRIRWEIRDWRVEIGS, from the coding sequence ATGAGACTTGTCATCGAACGACGCCTGACTACACCGCGCTGGATGGAAATCCTGGCGCCAGCGGTATCACTGCTGCTCGCGCTTTTGGTGATCGCCGTCCTCTTTCGCGCCCTCGGCGTTGATCCGCTCGTCGCCTACGCGGGCATCTTTCGCGGCGCGTTCGGCAGCATGTATGGGCTGTCCGAGACAATCGTCAAGGCGATCCCTTTGATGTTGAGCGGCATTGGCTTGGCACTGGCTTTCCATGCTGGCATCTACAACATCGGCGCGGAGGGGCAGCTGCTCATCGGCGCGGTATGCGCGTCGGGACTGGCGCTCGCGTATCCGAATCTGCCAGCCGAGGTACTGCTGCCCGCGATGTTTATCGTCGGCTTTGTGGGCGGCGCGCTGTGGGGCTTGGTGCCTGCCTGGCTCAAAGCGCGTTTTCAGGTGAACGAAGTCATCACGACCTTGATGATGGTGTACATCGCGAGCGAGTTGGTGAATCACCTGGTGTACGGCCCCTGGAAAGCGCCGGAGGAATTGGGCTTTCCGTATTCGGCAAAATTCTCTGCCTCGGCACAATTGCCACGTCTTTTGCTCACGCGCATCCACTATCCCACGCTGATTCTGGCGGTGCTGTTCGCGGTGCTCGTCTACATCTTGCTCACGCGCACGCGCTGGGGCTATGAAATCCGCGTCACGGGCGAAAATCCTGCCGTAGCGCGTTACGCGGGAATGGACTATCTCAAAGTGGTCTCGTTGGTAATGATTATCAGTGGAGGCTTGGCGGGACTGGCGGGCGTCGGCGAAGTGGCGGGCATTCAGCATCGCCTGCGTTACCCGCAGGGCATTTCGCCTGGCTATGGCTTTACCGCGATCATCGTCGCGTGGCTGGCGCGCCTGAATCCGCTGGTTTGCATTCTGACCGCGCTGCTCCTGGGCGGCTTGCTCGTCGGCGGAGACGCAATCCAAGTGGTCGTGGGCTTGCCGATTGCGACAATCTACATTTTTAACGGCGTCATTCTCTTGTTCGTGCTGAGCGGCGAGTTGCTCACGCGGTATCGGATTCGTTGGGAGATTAGAGATTGGAGAGTGGAGATTGGAAGTTAG
- a CDS encoding HepT-like ribonuclease domain-containing protein gives MGKALADTMDGLDEKGLRALARRYDIALIVLFGSRMRGDARVHSDLDIGVWFAGNGCHTPQQLNKLDLELAQLFADDVHVVALNHTNPQLRAAIVREGRVLYERTPGLFARFGGETLHRLHQYYCLRRSDRDFVKGYLQGRRAMTQLYATVEARRILGEMVTSLERLKEVGKRSLKAYLADWKTITITERLLSLIVNYAIDVNRFLLQTAGVQMPNSYYETFIAVGRLGIISRRLAVQLAGTTAVRNRLEHEYDTIDQTRIYVLTKKFPRWYRAYIAAVNRWLDAEEARRDVKHKT, from the coding sequence ATGGGTAAAGCGCTAGCAGATACAATGGATGGCCTGGACGAAAAAGGGCTCCGCGCACTCGCGCGGCGATATGACATCGCATTGATCGTCCTGTTCGGCTCGCGGATGCGTGGAGACGCGCGCGTCCACAGCGATCTCGACATTGGTGTCTGGTTTGCAGGTAATGGCTGTCACACGCCACAGCAACTGAATAAACTCGATCTGGAGTTGGCGCAGTTATTTGCCGATGATGTTCACGTCGTCGCCTTAAATCACACCAACCCCCAACTGCGCGCCGCGATTGTCCGCGAAGGGCGCGTCCTTTACGAGCGTACGCCGGGGCTTTTTGCGCGGTTTGGAGGCGAGACTTTGCATCGCTTGCATCAGTATTACTGCCTGCGCCGAAGTGATCGCGATTTCGTGAAAGGTTATCTGCAAGGGAGGCGTGCGATGACACAACTTTATGCAACCGTTGAAGCGCGGCGCATTTTGGGTGAGATGGTGACCAGTCTTGAACGGTTGAAAGAAGTGGGGAAACGCTCACTCAAGGCGTATTTGGCTGATTGGAAAACTATAACGATCACGGAACGGCTCCTGAGCCTGATTGTCAATTATGCGATAGACGTCAATCGCTTTCTTTTGCAGACCGCTGGGGTGCAAATGCCCAATTCCTATTATGAAACTTTTATCGCTGTAGGGCGTTTGGGGATCATTTCGAGGCGATTGGCTGTCCAACTGGCTGGGACAACCGCCGTACGGAATCGCCTGGAGCATGAATATGATACGATTGACCAGACACGCATCTATGTATTGACCAAAAAATTTCCGCGTTGGTATCGTGCGTACATCGCGGCGGTGAACCGCTGGTTAGACGCCGAAGAAGCCCGACGTGACGTGAAACACAAAACATGA
- a CDS encoding ABC transporter permease, translating to MLDFILSALCAAIPAGTPLLYGTLGEVVAERSGVLNLGVEGMMIMGAVTAFGVTHATGNVWLGIAAAMLVGGLLAMVHAFASITLRVNQVVSGLALTMLGLGTSGLIGKRYIGTPLAVRPESLRFPILSDLSILGPLLFQFDALVYLAILLVPLLWFILYKTRWGITLRSVGESPATADALGINVFLVRYLAVFFGGMMAGIGGAYLSIVYAPAWIEGMTAGAGWIVIGLTIFALWDPVRALIGAYLFGGVRVLQYRLQPLGISPPLLNTLPYILTILVLLISAGETLRKRIGAPAALMLPYAREER from the coding sequence ATGCTTGACTTCATCCTCTCGGCTCTGTGCGCCGCCATCCCAGCGGGCACTCCTCTGTTGTATGGCACTCTGGGCGAGGTGGTCGCCGAGCGTTCCGGCGTGTTGAACCTGGGTGTCGAAGGGATGATGATTATGGGTGCGGTGACTGCATTTGGAGTCACCCACGCCACGGGCAACGTCTGGCTTGGCATCGCCGCGGCGATGCTGGTCGGAGGGCTGCTGGCGATGGTGCACGCTTTTGCCAGCATCACGCTGCGCGTGAATCAGGTTGTCTCGGGTCTCGCCCTGACGATGCTGGGGTTGGGCACCAGCGGACTGATCGGCAAGCGTTATATCGGCACGCCGCTTGCCGTTCGCCCGGAGTCATTACGCTTTCCCATTCTAAGCGATTTGTCGATTCTCGGTCCTTTGTTGTTTCAGTTCGATGCCCTGGTCTATCTCGCGATTCTTCTGGTGCCGCTGCTCTGGTTCATCCTGTACAAAACGCGTTGGGGAATTACGCTGCGTTCGGTCGGCGAAAGTCCGGCGACGGCGGATGCGCTGGGCATCAACGTTTTCCTGGTGCGCTATCTTGCGGTCTTTTTCGGCGGGATGATGGCGGGCATTGGCGGCGCTTACCTTTCGATTGTGTACGCTCCCGCGTGGATCGAAGGGATGACCGCGGGCGCAGGCTGGATCGTCATCGGCTTGACGATCTTCGCGCTGTGGGACCCGGTGCGCGCTTTGATCGGAGCATATCTTTTCGGCGGCGTGCGCGTGTTGCAGTACCGACTTCAGCCATTGGGCATCTCGCCGCCGTTGCTGAATACGCTGCCGTACATCCTCACGATCCTGGTCCTCTTGATCAGCGCGGGCGAGACGCTGCGCAAGCGCATTGGCGCGCCCGCGGCGCTGATGCTGCCGTACGCGCGGGAGGAGCGGTAG
- a CDS encoding CDGSH iron-sulfur domain-containing protein, whose protein sequence is MATHSTEERSGYLRTTVQLESGEQVAMRRCFKSKKFPFCDGTHRQEPSNVGLVIVQAPQTVKPGT, encoded by the coding sequence ATGGCAACTCATTCGACCGAAGAACGCAGTGGATACTTGCGGACGACGGTGCAGTTGGAGTCGGGCGAACAGGTCGCGATGCGCCGCTGTTTCAAGTCCAAAAAATTCCCGTTTTGCGACGGGACACATCGGCAAGAACCCAGCAACGTGGGTCTGGTGATTGTGCAAGCACCGCAGACGGTTAAGCCAGGCACGTAG
- a CDS encoding GxxExxY protein translates to MKIILQLKAVDTIAPIYEAPLLTYMRLSGVKIGLIINFRHRFKSLLEKGEIGLHFLFSNRNTKKSQTGFQSGKRLFMFAAHIA, encoded by the coding sequence CTGAAGATTATCCTTCAACTTAAAGCAGTTGATACAATAGCACCCATTTATGAAGCACCGTTGTTGACCTATATGAGATTATCAGGGGTTAAAATAGGCCTTATTATAAATTTCAGGCATCGTTTCAAATCGCTACTTGAGAAGGGAGAGATCGGTTTACACTTTTTGTTCTCCAACCGGAACACAAAAAAGTCCCAAACTGGCTTTCAGAGCGGGAAAAGGCTGTTTATGTTTGCTGCACACATTGCCTAA
- a CDS encoding class I SAM-dependent methyltransferase, which yields MSYKKLIEKGMNVAHTNICDEDKVWSRYSHDKVDIGEELARVIRTLSKAMPLDTDLSALSIGSSDEPQFRLLESAFRGGLYLLDINECALAIVKERLKRQRTDHVNTVKGDYKRTFLNSKKSKAFFKDKLGSKRVNLITLHHSLYYCEEQKWRAIFDTLYREFLAPCSAIHTVLMASISENQFSTTWLYNHFAGRFFGCRNDQDLRVFAAELEEDKFFKSSQVLSRTNSVYFFVDDFEKFMSVVWMILLYPQVHKYNEGQREEITEFIYKKFWRRKRPLIQEQDHLVVYKGLKFKGLI from the coding sequence ATGTCATACAAGAAACTGATTGAAAAGGGGATGAACGTGGCGCATACGAACATATGCGACGAGGATAAAGTTTGGTCGCGCTACAGCCACGACAAGGTTGATATAGGAGAAGAGCTTGCAAGGGTGATACGAACCCTATCCAAGGCCATGCCGTTGGATACGGACCTATCCGCGCTCTCAATCGGGTCGAGTGATGAGCCGCAATTCAGACTCCTTGAGAGCGCATTTAGAGGGGGGTTATATCTACTCGATATAAATGAGTGCGCCCTCGCCATCGTTAAAGAGCGCCTGAAACGGCAGAGGACGGATCATGTGAATACCGTGAAGGGCGATTACAAAAGGACCTTTTTGAATTCTAAAAAGTCAAAGGCCTTTTTTAAGGATAAGCTTGGAAGTAAACGCGTCAATCTCATTACATTGCACCATTCGCTCTATTATTGTGAGGAGCAAAAGTGGCGCGCTATCTTCGATACCTTATACCGCGAATTTCTTGCGCCATGCAGTGCCATCCATACCGTTCTCATGGCCTCAATCAGCGAAAACCAATTCAGCACCACCTGGCTCTATAACCATTTTGCCGGAAGGTTCTTTGGCTGCCGTAATGACCAGGATCTTCGTGTTTTCGCAGCCGAGCTCGAAGAGGATAAGTTTTTTAAAAGTTCACAGGTCCTGTCACGCACAAATTCCGTATATTTTTTTGTGGACGATTTCGAGAAGTTCATGTCCGTCGTGTGGATGATTCTTCTCTATCCGCAGGTGCATAAGTATAATGAAGGCCAGAGGGAGGAGATAACGGAGTTCATCTATAAAAAATTCTGGCGCCGTAAAAGGCCGCTCATACAGGAACAGGACCATCTCGTAGTCTACAAGGGTCTTAAATTTAAGGGGCTAATTTAG
- the uvrA gene encoding excinuclease ABC subunit UvrA, translating to MAKLQMNKIIIKGAREHNLKSIDLELPRDKLIVITGLSGSGKSSLAFDTIYAEGQRRYVESLSAYARQFLGQMEKPDVDYIEGLSPAISIEQRSASKNPRSTVGTVTEIYDYLRLLFARIGIPHCYNCGRRISKQSPDEIVEAVEKLGTGARIQILAPLVRGRKGEYQHLLTKARKEGYVRIRVDGETKNLDEDIPLDKNKRHTLEVVVDRLVIKEGIRTRLADSIETALKLANGIVVIDRVGEGECLFSEHLACPECEISYEELAPRMFSFNSPYGACPQCNGLGTKLEIDPERVITDPHKPIYEGIVQSFGLGSFMHHTMMEGVANYYGFSLDTPFSKLSEEHQRLLLYGTGRETIEFTFVGEKSEFKTRQAYEGVITNLRRRYKETNSEYIRGQIEALMSRRPCPECGGARLKKESLAVRVVDKSIAEITSFSVSAALDFFEHISLNERERLIAGQVLKEVKTRLGFLRDVGLDYLTLDRQASTLSGGEAQRIRLATQVGSGLVGVLYVLDEPSIGLHQRDNRRLLNTLLRLRDLGNTLIVVEHDEETIRQADFVVDLGPGAGERGGEVVAAGPLEMIIHTPESLTGQYLTGKLEIPIPRKRAKPKGKFLTIKGARVNNLKDIEVRIPLGLFTCITGVSGSGKSSLIEETLYPTLANYFYPTANYRPGTYDKITGLEYLDKVIDIDQSPIGRTPRSNPATYTGTFTPIRDLFAQLPESKIRGYKPGRFSFNVKGGRCEACSGDGIIKIEMHFLPDVYIPCEVCKGKRYNQETLEAKYKGKNISDCLEMTVTEAEQFFANIPMIKRKLSTLADVGLGYIKLGQPATTLSGGEAQRVKLSTELAKRATGRTLYLLDEPTTGLHFDDIKKLLGVLLRLRDAGNTVVVIEHNLDVIKTADYIIDLGPEGGEEGGRVVAVGSPEKVSQVEASYTGRFLCRALHLE from the coding sequence ATGGCGAAACTACAGATGAATAAAATCATCATTAAAGGGGCCAGGGAACATAATCTAAAGTCTATCGACCTGGAACTCCCCAGGGATAAATTAATTGTCATCACCGGACTTTCCGGTTCAGGAAAATCCTCGCTGGCCTTTGATACTATTTACGCCGAGGGCCAGCGGCGGTATGTAGAGTCCCTATCCGCTTATGCCAGACAATTTTTGGGCCAGATGGAAAAACCGGATGTGGACTACATCGAGGGGCTTTCTCCGGCTATCTCCATTGAACAGCGCTCGGCCTCTAAAAATCCCCGCTCCACGGTAGGCACAGTCACTGAGATCTACGATTATCTCCGCCTCCTTTTTGCCCGCATTGGCATTCCCCACTGCTACAATTGCGGCCGCCGAATATCCAAACAAAGCCCGGATGAGATTGTCGAAGCCGTAGAAAAATTAGGCACGGGTGCCCGGATACAAATCCTGGCCCCCCTTGTCCGAGGAAGGAAGGGAGAATACCAGCACCTTCTGACCAAGGCCAGGAAAGAGGGCTATGTCCGAATTCGAGTAGATGGTGAGACTAAAAACCTGGATGAGGACATCCCACTGGATAAAAATAAGAGGCACACCCTGGAGGTGGTGGTTGACCGGCTGGTCATCAAAGAAGGCATCAGAACCAGATTGGCTGATTCAATTGAAACAGCCTTGAAGCTGGCTAACGGAATAGTAGTTATTGACCGGGTAGGCGAAGGTGAATGCCTCTTTTCGGAACACCTGGCCTGCCCTGAATGCGAAATAAGTTACGAAGAACTTGCTCCCCGCATGTTTTCCTTCAATTCCCCTTACGGGGCCTGCCCGCAATGTAATGGACTGGGCACGAAATTGGAGATCGATCCCGAACGCGTCATTACCGATCCCCATAAGCCCATCTATGAAGGTATTGTCCAGTCCTTTGGCCTGGGTTCCTTTATGCATCACACCATGATGGAAGGTGTGGCCAATTATTACGGCTTTAGTCTTGATACCCCTTTCTCAAAACTAAGTGAAGAACATCAACGCCTTCTCCTTTACGGGACAGGCAGAGAGACCATTGAGTTTACCTTTGTGGGCGAGAAATCAGAATTTAAAACAAGACAGGCCTATGAAGGAGTTATTACCAACCTCCGAAGAAGGTATAAAGAGACCAATTCCGAATATATCCGGGGGCAGATTGAGGCCCTGATGAGCCGGCGACCCTGCCCTGAGTGTGGCGGGGCCAGGCTCAAAAAAGAGAGCCTGGCGGTCAGGGTGGTGGATAAATCTATTGCTGAAATAACCAGCTTTTCTGTCTCGGCTGCCCTGGACTTCTTCGAGCATATTTCTCTGAATGAGCGAGAAAGGCTGATCGCCGGCCAGGTCTTAAAGGAGGTAAAGACCAGACTTGGATTTTTGCGTGATGTGGGGCTTGACTACCTTACCCTCGACCGGCAGGCCAGCACCCTCTCCGGGGGAGAGGCCCAGCGAATCCGTCTGGCTACCCAGGTTGGTTCCGGGCTGGTGGGAGTGCTCTATGTCCTAGATGAGCCCAGCATTGGCTTACATCAGCGGGACAATCGAAGACTGCTTAATACCCTCCTCAGGCTGCGTGATCTGGGAAATACCCTGATCGTGGTAGAGCACGATGAAGAGACTATCAGACAGGCTGATTTTGTGGTCGATCTTGGACCGGGGGCAGGAGAAAGAGGCGGGGAAGTAGTGGCGGCCGGCCCGCTGGAGATGATTATCCACACCCCGGAATCCCTGACCGGTCAATATCTGACAGGGAAATTGGAGATACCCATTCCCCGGAAGAGGGCCAAACCAAAGGGGAAGTTTTTGACCATCAAGGGGGCCAGGGTCAACAATTTGAAAGATATTGAGGTCAGGATACCGCTCGGTTTATTTACTTGCATTACTGGAGTATCCGGTTCGGGTAAAAGCAGCCTGATTGAAGAGACCCTCTACCCGACTCTGGCCAACTATTTCTATCCCACGGCCAACTATCGTCCCGGAACTTACGATAAAATCACCGGGCTGGAATATCTGGATAAAGTCATTGACATTGACCAATCTCCCATCGGCCGCACCCCCCGATCTAACCCGGCCACTTATACCGGAACATTCACCCCTATCCGTGACCTCTTTGCCCAGTTGCCTGAATCAAAGATACGGGGGTATAAACCAGGCCGATTTAGTTTTAATGTGAAGGGCGGACGGTGTGAGGCATGCAGTGGAGACGGAATCATCAAGATCGAGATGCACTTTCTGCCTGATGTTTATATCCCCTGTGAGGTTTGTAAGGGGAAGCGCTACAACCAGGAGACCCTGGAAGCGAAATACAAAGGCAAGAATATCTCTGACTGCCTGGAGATGACGGTGACCGAGGCGGAACAATTTTTTGCCAATATCCCGATGATTAAAAGGAAACTTTCCACCTTAGCTGATGTTGGCCTGGGATACATCAAACTGGGACAGCCAGCCACTACCCTTTCCGGAGGAGAGGCCCAGCGGGTTAAGCTCTCCACTGAGTTGGCCAAAAGGGCTACCGGCCGGACACTTTATCTATTGGATGAGCCAACCACCGGCCTTCATTTTGATGACATAAAAAAACTCTTAGGCGTTTTGCTTCGCCTTCGAGATGCTGGTAATACGGTAGTCGTTATCGAGCACAACTTAGACGTAATTAAGACGGCTGATTACATCATTGACCTTGGCCCTGAAGGAGGGGAAGAGGGGGGCCGGGTGGTAGCGGTTGGCTCCCCGGAAAAAGTAAGCCAGGTGGAGGCTTCTTACACCGGCCGGTTCCTATGTCGGGCGCTACACCTTGAGTGA